From the genome of Medicago truncatula cultivar Jemalong A17 chromosome 2, MtrunA17r5.0-ANR, whole genome shotgun sequence:
CCAGTATATTTATCTGGATTAacattgcattttttgtttccATAGCTAGCAACCATACCTCCATATATCCTACTGAGGATATCATCTCCATAGGAAGCTCTATCAATGGCCTCGCAAATAGTTGTAGTTGGGGGATCATTGTATTGTGCCGCCTTTTGATACATGTTCCCCAAGTAGTCTTTCAACTCACCAGGCTGTTCCAAGGGACTGCAAGAGGTGGcaatttgaacaattttaaGTCAGAACTTGATCCTATtgtccaaacaaaaaaaattaaggaaataTATGGAAACAGTGTTTACTAGCAAGTGTTGAATTTCTTGCTTAGAAAGTTAAGACCGTTTGGCTTAGATGCTACTTCATCAATTTCAAACCAAGAATTTCGTATAGTTTCGTAGCATGTCTTACTGGTTTCCTGCATACCAATTAATTAAATTACCATCCATTCATatttaatcaaataacataaaagataaaaaataactaTGCTGATTTACCTGGAAATCCCTTGTAATAACATCATTGTAACCACTTGCTGGTGTGATGTTATCAAAGTAGAGCAGTGGAGCTGATGAAGCCAGGGCGCCAATGGCAATGTGGGGATACTTAAGCCGAAACCATGCTGCAAGCACTGCATAATTAACAAATACATGTGACATTAATTAAGATGACACTACATAATTAGGTCATATATGATCAACACAATAAGACTTTGTTTTTGTATGATTATGTTTTTCTAGAGTGGTATAGTCTTGACATATCTAGTCTTGACAAAAGATATCGTTTTTAGTTATATGTATTAAGAGtaatcttgaaaaaaaatatagtttgcGACAGGGATTTCAGCTATCATCAATGTGATGATTGCTAGATTATTGAAGTCGCCGAAAAATACACCATATAGTTTTACTTGGTGCATGTTACAATGAGAAATTTTCCCATTCAATTAAACATAGCTTGTTTTTTAAGCTtagatataattgattttaagacTTCATACAGATGCAACTAATTTTCTAAAACTTTTATATAAAGCAGAAACTTTCTTTGGTATGGTTAAAATTATAAAAGGTATGTTTTAAAAGGTTTCAAGGAGTATTGTAATTAcaagtttataattttaaaaatataatttaaatataacaggagtaagaagaaaaagttgaaaaaacagaaaaatgataataaaaaagtgaacaaaaacagaaacataatttaaaaaactaaCTTCCAGCGTATGATCCCCCAACCACAATCACCGGGGACTTTTGTGCATGTAGTGAATCCTTCAAATATAGCAGAACTTCTGCGTAATCAGCAAGGGCTTGTGCTGAGTTTAAATAGCCGTAAGATGCGTTAAAGCTGGGCACTGACTTCCCGTAGTACCGGTGCTaacaagaaaattaaaagttgtATCAGAATCGTAaaactaatttgattttgatcaatGAGTGTCAAAAGAAATAGTTTTCTATTTAGTACCTCAATGTATACTAGTAGAGCTTTAAAAGAAGTGGCATTATCCGTCATAAAACCAAGTGTATTAACAATGTCATCTTCTCCACCCAAATAAGCAAATATTGGGGCACTAGAATTAGCACCACCCCaataattgaaatttataatatatcttTGTTTAAAGGTTTTGTAGCTATCTGATAGATAGTTGAAGTGGTCCAAAGTCTGTTCATAGAAATATGGTTGCATGTCTTCATTTAAATTGAAGGTTTTAGTGTTTTGGTACTCAGTAGTTTTCGATTCTGAAAATGGACTCAACCGTGGAAGCGTTAGGGAGTTGGTGGTGGTAACAGAGAAACataggaagaaaatgaagagaagATAAAAAGAGATAAATTTGTTCATTGCTGATGGGGTGGGGTGAAGGAGTGTGAAGGTATAAGAGAAACAATAACTTTAATTATAAGGATGGGCTGAAGGAGTATATAAAGCAGTGCATGTGTTTCTTACTGCTTTAAAAGGTATatgaaacaataaatttaattataaggtAAGAGATTATATAAGGAACAATAATtaggaaaaaaaggaaaagagtaAATCAGGagggaaaaggaaagaaatggaGGATTCCTTCTGATTAGGAAAAAGATTTGTGAAGGAGGGGTAATTTGGTACCAACCAGTGGATTATAATGACAATTACTATGCTAATACCAACTAGTGTCCTATTTTAGTGTTTGACctaaatttattatgatttatgaatatTCTTTAACAGTTTACAGCTTGACAGTTGTATTGTGAGTGTCACAGAAGTTGGTGGTAACCTGCACTAGTACACATGATTAACCGGTTAGAAAGTTATAATTATGAAATCATGATTTTCTCTCAACTTTTATATATTGAAAACATTCTAGGTTAAAGGTGTGAAAACCGATGTCTTAAATAAGAAATGGAAGAGTCTGAAGCAAAGGTTGAAATTATGAGTGTAATCGGTTTGGtttttaagaaaacataaattcaaacaaataaaataattgatttgatttgattaggtTTGGTTTTTGCAATCTTTTCTcgcaaaatcaaaaccaatgaaaatgaggcATTGATTTATTAGTTTGGTTCAATCGGGTTGACATGTTTAAAAATTTTAGAAACATTATCTAAAAAGTCTaagaaaattaacttttaagaaACTTTTATACTATTAAAACAAGTATATAAACTGCAATGATAAAAACTGTATATAATGATTAGAAAAATAgatgaaaataacatatttattaaGATCGtgcaaaataaaagaataataatgtAATAGCTTGGTTTGGGTTTCAGGTGAACGGTTTTGAATGACATGAAACTGATGCTCGGACCAATAGAGGTCGGATTTGATTAGTTTGGATCCTAATATGGGAAAAATGAACCAATTATATTGGTTTGTATtgtcaaaccaaaccaatcacTCGATGATAAAAGTCCCGACCAAATTGGAAAATTTTATCAAGGACCGTAGGgatattttaaagtaaatttgaatgagttttgTGGGATGAAAGTCAAGGCCTAAATGCAATGCTTACAAAAACAGCAACAACATCTTCTCTAGTTCTTATCTCGAATACAGACCACCATCATTTATTAGGTGGAATGTATGAGTAAAGTCAATGTAACTAAAGAGCTTCAGTAACATGTTATAGTATTTCAATAACATTCAGTAAcatgttatttatattttcataacacTTTTTATATTACAAGTAACATTGAAAAAATGTCgcatgtttttagtttttaagttaTAAAATGTGTCCCAAAGTTGTTTAgtctaaaaaaattgtgaatctaTCAAAAGATGTTACTGATTGAAGTAGATTAAAAAAAGTGGAttatttataggattttttgtAGTCAATCCACCACATTGAATCTAAAAATTACTTCAACAATTTTGAATaacaagataatgaaataagATATCCTAACTAAACTTACTAATCACTTTTTCCACcaaaattttcaagaaaaaaaaacactagcCATAAGGCGATATAAGCAAGATAACGCAACAAAAATCTTCTTGATTGTAATTTCAATTGTTTAACAAGGTTGCAACACCATCTTTATTAGCTTCACTTTAAGCAAAAAAATTCTTCTAACTACAAGTATTTAGAAGGAATGTGAGAACAAAAATAGTATTGaaagattaaatttaataacaatGCACTAAAAACATTAATGCAAATTAATTACATATGCACAACTGTCTACATCTATGTGATGTTCATCTGCTATAATAAGATCTTagattatttattgaatgagaAAAACACGAACTAAGAAAGATAAGTACATAAAATGTTGAAGTATAGGTTGCTAATAGCTCTTGAAGTATTTCAAAAAGCTATCAATATTTCAGGTGAAGATATTCCCAGGCATCAAACTTTAATTTATGATGTTTCAGATATTTCCAATATAATTGCCTACAACTGCAGTGGCACCACATAACAAAATCAGCCTCCGACCAATGTACACAATCGTCCTCTCCTCTCCGAGAGCCACCACTGCCGGCACTGGAGCAGCAATATTTTGGTTCTGCATGATGGGAACCTGATCGGCTTCTGTACCATCAAGAAACCAATATCCATTTCTTCAACCCTAAGTTTCCAACAATTTAGTTAAGATCGAATCTAGAATTTTCAGATAATCGCATTCCAAACAAACAATGCCATTCGTTTTGCAGAAtccaaatgcatttaacaagcATAGGGGCAGAAGAATCACATTACTGATTAGagaagtaaataaaatttggcttaagcattttatcaaacaaaaaccGAAAGAAAGAAAGCAAGGCATTAGAACAATGAGATTACCTTTGGTAGAGATGCAAAACGGGTAAGATGAACCGTGCAAACGGCGAGCAAACCGAATCGAGGTAAAATTGCAGAAGTGAAGATTATATTGATAAAAAGAATGGAAACAAAGAGGATAATTTCTCATTGTTCAATGTATAGTGTAGAACtgatacacacacacatattttaATGTACTCTTAACTAACTAGTACTAAGCTCTAACTGTACCACACACAATGACTTGTATTGCAAGCAACAAATGTTAACTCCcttttatctcttttatttgtTCATGGTGCAATATCCCCCCACAAGTTGGAGGGTGGTAAATGTCTACTATACCCAACTTGGATAAGAGGAGATTAAATAGTTGAGGATGTACGAATTTGGTAAAGAAATCAGCTATTCGATCTTTAGAAGAGACCGGTAAAAGTTTGAGAATTCCTGCTTGCAGCTTCTCCCTTACAATGTGGCAATCTATTTCAAGGTGCTTGGTCCTCTCATGAAAAACAGGATTAGCAGCTATATGGATGGCACCATGATTATTGCACTAAAGAACATGAGTATTGATGCATGTGACTTGTAAATCCTTTAACAGATAAAGCAACCACTGTAATTCACAGAAAGTTGATCCTAATGCACGATATTTTGCTTTTGGAGAGGATCTAGATACAGtgatttgtttctttgttcTCCAAGATATGAGAGAGTGGCCTAGGAAGAAGCGTTGGCCTGAAATAGATTTTCTGGTGTCTTTGCACCCTGCCCAGTCAACATCAGAGAAGCCTTGCAATTGAAGAGATGAATTTATAGGGAAGAAAGATCCTCTTCCTGGACAACCTTTTAGTTATTTGAGAACTCTTAGTGCAGCATTGTAATGACATTGGGAAGGATTGAAGAGAAACTGACTCAACTGCTGAGTGATGAATGTAATGTCAGATCTGGTTGTGTTTAGATACTTAAGTCTCCCTACTAATCTTCTGCATGCAGGAATGCCATCATATGGCTCAGTGGAATCATGCTGAAATTTTAAAGTATGGCTCCGTCAGTGTTTGCTTTTATTCAATTGAAGATTGGAGGGGTTCAGAGAACTTGtcagaagtgagttttcttttgaagattttttttttagaaagatgCACAGACATGGTCCCACTaggcgtgccaatttgtttgCCGGTATTTTTGGTAAACAAGAAGACTAGTTTTTAAAAGTTGCTTGCATGATCAAACTAGAAATCCTATGACATGTGCTATCTTATTTCTAGAAAACtttgaatgttcatcatattcaagagtttgtttttgaaaaagatgaataaGATTGCTTTAGGATGAAGATAAATTGTCTTTCGACAGAAACCAACAAGGATGTTTAagattaaaacaataaaatacttaaaatttaaaatcaaagaaACTTAAAAGAAAAGTAATTACATTatatttaagtaaatttttcaaCAAATCATGTGACATACATTTTGTTTCTCATTTCTCTCGCTTGGGTACTTTGAGTGTACTACTAATTAATGATTTGTGACCCTCTTTTCTTATGTAAAACTTCTATATATACATAAGAAAAATAACTAACAGACCAACGGACTTTAACTAAATCCTTTCGACATATTTGGTCTGTTTCCCACGTGTTTGGGCCTTTAATTTGGCCTCTTCAAAGAGGATTTGAATATTCCCAGTCGAAGTAGACAAACACTTGTCGAAGCCCTTCCCATGACTTTGTCGAAATACTTGTGCTTCAACTTGTACTTAGAGAAATTTGTGGTCTTAATAACCATTTTGCCTGTCGAAATATACAATTAAAAATACAGGCTGACATCATGTTGACTCACAGGATCGACAAACAAATGCTACAAAGACCAAATCTCACCTTTAATGCATGAATTTATTGAAAAGGTGGTGGTCTGGTGGATGTAGTTGGTGATAGTCATTCTGGGTTCCGTGTAGTTGCGGGCCTACGTAAC
Proteins encoded in this window:
- the LOC11411819 gene encoding lysosomal Pro-X carboxypeptidase → MNKFISFYLLFIFFLCFSVTTTNSLTLPRLSPFSESKTTEYQNTKTFNLNEDMQPYFYEQTLDHFNYLSDSYKTFKQRYIINFNYWGGANSSAPIFAYLGGEDDIVNTLGFMTDNATSFKALLVYIEHRYYGKSVPSFNASYGYLNSAQALADYAEVLLYLKDSLHAQKSPVIVVGGSYAGMLAAWFRLKYPHIAIGALASSAPLLYFDNITPASGYNDVITRDFQETSKTCYETIRNSWFEIDEVASKPNGLNFLSKKFNTCYPLEQPGELKDYLGNMYQKAAQYNDPPTTTICEAIDRASYGDDILSRIYGGMVASYGNKKCNVNPDKYTGAKPFDRWRWQTCTEIVMPIGIGDSSLFQPKPFNFTSFAENCKKDFGVQPRPHWITSYYGGQDIQLVLKRFGSNIIFSNGLRDPYSSGGVLNNISDSLVALPTVNGYHCQDIVPAIESDPAWLVHQRNTEVEIIQSWIKKYYDEVNI